Proteins encoded by one window of Bradyrhizobium sp. B097:
- a CDS encoding sulfate transporter family protein, with amino-acid sequence MFDAAVKALSQILSPPMRTILWRSIGLALVLITVLAIGLQRLLGWFADTGEVWAEGMLGPNFHSTLHVLSWIISISAGLGVVLGGIFLMPAITSLVASLFVDDVADHVEREHYPADHPGTALPVTLATIEGVKTALLTILVYLVALPFVLFAGAGFIIFFIATAWLLGREYFELAAMRFRSPEDAKAMRKENAATVFTAGLFIAAFVSIPIVNLATPLFGMAFMVHMYKRLSGPRRELIEPARRSNVPTI; translated from the coding sequence ATGTTTGACGCCGCCGTCAAGGCGCTTTCGCAAATCCTGTCGCCGCCGATGCGCACGATCTTGTGGCGTTCGATCGGACTTGCGCTGGTGCTGATCACCGTGCTCGCAATCGGCTTGCAGCGGCTGCTGGGCTGGTTTGCCGACACCGGCGAGGTCTGGGCCGAAGGCATGCTCGGCCCCAACTTCCATTCCACCCTGCACGTGCTGTCCTGGATCATCTCGATCTCGGCGGGCCTCGGCGTCGTGCTCGGCGGCATCTTCCTGATGCCCGCGATCACCTCGCTGGTGGCCAGCCTGTTCGTCGACGACGTCGCCGACCATGTCGAGCGCGAGCACTATCCGGCCGACCATCCCGGCACGGCGTTGCCGGTCACGCTCGCGACCATCGAGGGCGTCAAGACGGCGCTGCTGACGATCCTGGTCTACCTGGTCGCGCTGCCGTTCGTGCTGTTCGCGGGCGCGGGCTTCATCATCTTCTTCATCGCGACCGCCTGGCTGCTCGGCCGCGAATATTTCGAGCTCGCCGCGATGCGCTTCCGCTCGCCAGAGGATGCCAAGGCGATGCGCAAGGAGAATGCGGCAACCGTGTTCACCGCCGGCCTGTTCATCGCCGCCTTCGTGTCGATCCCGATCGTCAATCTGGCGACGCCGCTGTTCGGGATGGCCTTCATGGTCCACATGTACAAGCGGCTGTCAGGCCCACGGCGAGAGCTGATCGAGCCGGCGCGGCGAAGCAACGTGCCGACGAT